Proteins from a genomic interval of Quercus lobata isolate SW786 chromosome 11, ValleyOak3.0 Primary Assembly, whole genome shotgun sequence:
- the LOC115968112 gene encoding polyadenylate-binding protein RBP47-like: MAQQQTNGSADINTQPQQQQQQPQQQPQPQQQQHQQQWMQQQQHQQQQWMAMQYPAVAMAMMQQHQQQQMMMYNYMPYAAAAAHPYHHQHQQQQQVHVQQQHHQNQNQGQKYQNQKQQQQQQLGSTEEAKTIWIGDLHHWMDETYLHTCFSHTSEVSSAKVIRNKQTGQSEGYGFVEFYSHETAEKILQSYNGAVMPNTEQPFRLNWATFSAGDKRSEAGSDLSIFVGDLATDVTDTILQETFASRYPSVKGAKVVFDSNTGRSKGYGFVRFGDENERSRAITEMNGMYCSSRPMRVGVATPKKSSGYSSQAVVLAGGHASNGVITQGSQSDGESTNTTIFVGGLDSDVTDEDLRQPFSQFGEIVSVKIPIKKGCGFVQFANRKNAEDAMQSLNGAVIGKQTVRLSWGRSPASKQWRDHSNQWNGTHNGGQGYGGYGYAVPQTQGLGMYATAAVHGAS, encoded by the exons ATGGCTCAACAACAAACCAATGGTTCTGCTGATATAAATACACAGCCACAGCAGCAACAACAGCAGCCACAACaacagccacagccacagcaACAGCAGCATCAACAGCAGTGGatgcagcagcagcagcatcaGCAGCAACAATGGATGGCTATGCAGTATCCGGCGGTGGCTATGGCGATGATGCAGCAACATCAGCAGCAGCAAATGATGATGTACAATTACATGCCTTATGCTGCTGCAGCTGCTCATCCTTATCATCATCAGCATCAGCAACAACAGCAAGTTCATGTTCAACAACAACACCATCAGAATCAGAATCAGGGTCAGAAGTATCAGAATCAGAAACAACAGCAACAGCAGCAGCTGGGGTCCACTGAAGAGGCCAAAACTATTTGGATCGGCGACCTACACCATTGGATGGATGAAACTTACCTCCACACCTGCTTTTCTCATACTTCTGAG GTCTCCTCAGCAAAGGTCATACGCAATAAGCAAACTGGTCAATCAGAGGGATATGGTTTTGTTGAGTTCTATTCTCATGAAACCGCTGAGAAAATTCTGCAGAGCTATAACGGTGCAGTTATGCCAAATACAGAGCAGCCCTTCCGTCTAAACTGGGCAACCTTTAGCGCTGGTGATAAACGATCAGAGGCTGGATCTGATCTATCCATATTTGTAGGGGATTTGGCAACAGATGTAACTGATACTATATTGCAGGAAACCTTTGCTTCTAGATATCCATCTGTTAAAGGAGCAAAAGTGGTTTTTGATTCCAACACTGGTCGATCAAAAGGTTATGGTTTTGTTCGGTTTGGTGATGAAAATGAGAGGTCAAGGGCTATTACTGAAATGAACGGCATGTATTGTTCAAGTAGGCCAATGCGTGTAGGTGTTGCAACCCCCAAGAAATCATCTGGATACTCTTCACAAG CTGTGGTTTTGGCTGGTGGGCATGCATCAAATGGTGTTATCACCCAAGGTTCCCAATCTGATGGCGAGTCAACTAACACAACC ATATTTGTTGGAGGGCTAGACTCTGATGTCACTGATGAAGATCTTAGGCAGCCATTTTCTCAGTTTGGTGAGATTGTCTCTGTGAAAATACCAATTAAAAaaggatgtgggtttgtgcaaTTTGCTAACAG GAAGAATGCTGAGGATGCAATGCAAAGCTTGAATGGGGCAGTCATTGGCAAGCAAACAGTTCGTCTTTCTTGGGGCCGCAGTCCAGCAAGCAAGCAG